The following are encoded together in the Glycine soja cultivar W05 chromosome 5, ASM419377v2, whole genome shotgun sequence genome:
- the LOC114412075 gene encoding protein DETOXIFICATION 49-like — protein MRQLSPTSNPKVQDEPNMLATLIPKSPTCQQQQQMQNHHNNNNNTTHLSLSLNEAKCIANISFSMVLTGLLLYSRSMISMLFLGHLGELALAGGSLAIGFANITGYSVLSGLAMGMEPICGQAFGARRFKLLGLTMQRTVLLLLVTSCLISLFFWLNMRKILLLCGQEEDIANEAELYILYSLPDLVLQSLLHPLRIYLRSQSITLPLTCCAAVSILLHVPINYLFVSILKLGIKGVALSAVVTNLNLVWLLIVYVVVSGTHKKTWPGISRECFQGWNSWKTLMNLAIPSCVSVCLEWWWYEIMILLCGLLVNPHASVASMGVLIQTTALIYIFPSSLSFGVSTRVGNELGAGNPRRAKLAAMVGLCFSFVFGLSALAFAVSVRNVWASMFTLDGQIIALTSAVLPIIGLCELGNCPQTTVCGVLRGTARPKLGANINLGCFYLVGMPVAVWLGFFAGFDFKGLWLGMLAAQGSCMMTMMFVLARTNWEGQALRAKELTDSDSGEEKNLMEEEEQEEEGFLGSCATKEGSV, from the coding sequence ATGCGCCAGTTATCACCAACCTCAAATCCCAAAGTACAAGATGAGCCCAACATGTTAGCCACCTTGATCCCCAAATCCCCAACatgtcaacaacaacaacaaatgcaaaatcaccataataataataataacaccaCTCATTTGTCCCTTTCCCTGAACGAAGCCAAGTGCATAGCCAACATCTCCTTCTCCATGGTCCTCACTGGTTTATTACTCTATTCCCGGTCCATGATCTCCATGCTCTTCCTCGGCCACCTCGGAGAACTCGCCCTCGCAGGTGGCTCCTTAGCCATCGGCTTCGCCAACATCACCGGCTACTCTGTTCTCTCTGGCCTCGCCATGGGCATGGAACCCATCTGCGGCCAAGCCTTCGGTGCCAGAAGATTCAAACTTCTCGGCCTCACCATGCAGAGAACCGTTCTCCTTCTTCTCGTAACCTCATGCCTCATCTCATTATTCTTCTGGCTCAACATGAGGAAAATATTACTCCTTTGCGGCCAAGAAGAAGACATAGCCAACGAGGCAGAACTCTACATACTCTACTCTCTCCCTGATCTTGTACTACAATCGCTGTTACACCCTTTGAGAATCTACCTTCGGAGCCAGTCAATAACGCTCCCTCTCACATGCTGCGCCGCCGTTTCGATTCTCCTCCACGTGCCCATCAACTACCTCTTCGTCTCAATCCTCAAGCTCGGAATCAAAGGCGTCGCGTTAAGCGCCGTCGTCACAAACCTCAACCTCGTCTGGTTGTTGATTGTTTACGTAGTTGTCTCCGGCACGCACAAGAAAACGTGGCCGGGTATTTCGCGCGAGTGCTTCCAGGGGTGGAATTCATGGAAAACGCTAATGAATCTCGCGATTCCGAGTTGCGTTTCCGTTTGTCTGGAATGGTGGTGGTACGAAATTATGATTTTGCTCTGCGGGTTGTTAGTTAACCCTCACGCAAGTGTGGCCTCCATGGGGGTTCTGATTCAAACAACGGCCTTGATATACATTTTTCCGTCTTCTTTGAGCTTCGGAGTGTCCACGCGCGTGGGGAACGAGTTGGGAGCCGGGAATCCTCGGAGGGCGAAACTCGCGGCGATGGTGGGCCTATGTTTCAGTTTTGTGTTCGGGCTTTCTGCTTTGGCGTTCGCAGTTTCAGTGAGGAATGTTTGGGCTTCCATGTTCACACTCGATGGACAAATCATTGCTTTGACGTCAGCGGTGTTGCCGATTATTGGGCTTTGCGAGCTCGGGAACTGTCCCCAGACGACGGTGTGCGGCGTCTTGAGAGGGACAGCGAGGCCCAAATTGGGGGCCAACATAAACTTGGGTTGCTTCTACCTCGTTGGAATGCCCGTTGCGGTGTGGTTGGGCTTCTTTGCAGGGTTTGACTTCAAAGGGTTGTGGCTGGGGATGTTGGCGGCGCAAGGGTCGTGTATGATGACGATGATGTTCGTGTTGGCAAGGACCAATTGGGAGGGTCAAGCGCTAAGAGCTAAGGAGCTCACAGACTCTGATTCTGGTGAGGAGAAAAATCtaatggaagaagaagaacaggAGGAGGAAGGGTTTTTGGGATCTTGTGCCACCAAAGAAGGTTCTGTTTAA